The following proteins are co-located in the Malus sylvestris chromosome 13, drMalSylv7.2, whole genome shotgun sequence genome:
- the LOC126595121 gene encoding uncharacterized protein LOC126595121 isoform X1: MAVETEPVTVPELALSDTDINWDRLDKTRFHIIGAILFTAQSALLHPTAVVKTRMQVAGSGLSHMSGISVFRHILKCDGIPGIFRGFGTSAIGSLPGRVLALTSLEVSKDMMLKYTDGLDMPEATRVGIANGVAGMSSNLVSCVYYVPLDVICQRLMVQGLPGTTSCNKPFDVIQNVKKAEGLRGLYRGFGLTALTQSPANALWWGAYGSAQHMIWRSLGYRDDAEKKPSHMEMVTVQASAGMMAGACSSIITTPIDTVKTRLQVMDNYGAGRPSVLKTSKTLLKEDGWRGFYRGFGPRFLNMSLYGTTMIVTYELIKRLSVREG, encoded by the exons ATGGCGGTGGAGACGGAGCCTGTGACGGTGCCGGAGCTGGCCCTTTCTGATACTGACATCAACTGGGACAG GTTGGACAAGACAAGGTTTCACATTATCGGGGCTATTCTCTTCACAGCTCAGTCGGCCTTGCTACATCCAACAGCAGTTGTAAAGACTAGAATGCAAGTAGCTGGTTCTGGACTCTCTCACATGAGTGGAATATCAGTATTTAGACATATATTAAAATGTGATGGCATCCCCGGCATATTTAGAGGTTTTGGCACATCTGCCATTGGATCGTTGCCCGGTAGGGTCTTGGCTTTGACATCACTTGAAGTATCAAAGGATATGATGTTGAAATACACTGATGGTCTAGACATGCCTGAGGCTACACGTGTTGGCATTGCTAATGGTGTGGCGGGAATGTCCTCAAATTTAGTTTCTTGTGTGTACTATGTGCCTTTGGATGTG ATATGCCAAAGACTAATGGTGCAAGGACTTCCTGGGACTACATCCTGCAACAAACCATTTGATGTTATACAGAATGTGAAAAAGGCTGAAGGTCTTCGTGGATTGTACAGAGGCTTCGGATTAACAGCTCTGACCCAGTCACCAGCAAATGCACTTTGGTGGGGTGCCTATGGTTCTGCACAGCACATGATCTGGAG GAGTTTGGGCTATAGAGACGATGCAGAGAAGAAACCGTCTCATATGGAGATGGTGACAGTTCAGGCTTCAGCCGGCATGATGGCTGGTGCTTGTTCCTCTATTATCACTACTCCTATCGACACAGTCAAGACACGACTTCAG GTCATGGATAACTATGGTGCTGGGAGACCATCAGTACTGAAAACGTCAAAGACACTCCTTAAAGAGGATGGATGGCGGGGATTTTATAGAGGTTTTGGTCCAAGGTTCTTAAATATGTCACTCTATGGAACTACAATGATCGTTACTTACGAATTGATAA AGAGATTATCTGTAAGGGAAGGATGA
- the LOC126595132 gene encoding 4-coumarate--CoA ligase-like 9, whose amino-acid sequence MLTHSNFIALMAALHALRRKPDPTLPNGQDVLLFTLPLFHVFGFFVVVRGGGYGRDLGIDGALWFVFDSKITSFQVFGTKSARE is encoded by the exons ATGTTGACTCACAGCAATTTCATCGCCCTCATGGCCGCGCTCCACGCCCTTCGGCGCAAACCTGACCCAACCCTACCCAACGGCCAAGACGTGTTGCTATTCACACTGCCTCTGTTCCACGTGTTCGGGTTTTTCGTGGTTGTTCGGGGCGGTGGCTACGGGCGAGACCTTGGTATTGATGGAGCTCTCTGGTTCGTCTTCGACTCGAAGATAACAAGTTTTCAG gtttttgggacgaaatcggctcgggaatag
- the LOC126595122 gene encoding uncharacterized protein LOC126595122 isoform X1, producing the protein MTSLNFDDQDGILRTISDAPPTHYTVKVQSISLLTKHNLEKYESGDFEAGLYKWKLVFYPNGNKNRNVKEHISLYLVMSGATAPHISSEVYAVFRLFILDQNNGNYFVLQEPKERRFHRMKLDWGFDQFLSHKAFTQASNGFLIDDTCVLGAEVFVSKERSKGKGECLALVSKGKGECLSLVKDPIMYKNTWRIDNVSKLDAESYDSKTFIAGDQKWKMQLYPKGKGNGVGTHLAFFLALAEPKSLPPGCQIYVEFILQILDQKYGQYHISSKANHWFSVSNSMKGWMRFTTLGSFNQAHIVLNDTCIVEADVTIHGITDAL; encoded by the exons ATGACGAGTCTCAACTTCGATGACCAAGATG GGATATTGAGAACTATTTCGGATGCACCACCAACCCATTACACAGTAAAAGTACAATCGATTTCGTTGCTCACCAAACATAACTTGGAGAAATATGAATCTGGGGACTTTGAAGCCGGATTATACAAATG GAAACTGGTTTTCTATCCGAATGGAAACAAGAACAGGAATGTGAAAGAGCACATCTCTCTCTACTTGGTAATGTCTGGAGCAACTGCTCCCCATATTTCTTCGGAAGTGTATGCTGTTTTCAGGTTGTTTATTCTCGATCAGAACAACGGCAATTACTTCGTTCTTCAAG AACCAAAGGAAAGGCGGTTTCATAGGATGAAACTCGATTGGGGATTCGATCAATTTCTCTCCCACAAAGCTTTCACTCAAGCTTCAAATGGATTTCTCATAGATGACACTTGTGTTTTGGGAGCAGAGGTCTTTGTTTCTAAAGAGAGAAGCAAAGGCAAAGGAGAGTGTCTAGCATTGGTAAGCAAAGGTAAAGGAGAGTGTCTATCATTAGTAAAGGATCCTATTATGTACAAGAATACTTGGAGGATTGACAACGTATCAAAGCTAGATGCGGAATCCTACGACTCAAAAACATTCATTGCAGGAGACCAAAAATG GAAGATGCAGCTCTATCCCAAGGGAAAGGGCAATGGAGTTGGAACCCATCTTGCTTTTTTTCTGGCGTTAGCCGaaccaaaatctcttcctcctgGCTGTCAAATTTATGTAGAGTTTATTTTACAGATCCTAGACCAGAAGTATGGCCAGTATCATATCTCTAGTAAAG CAAATCACTGGTTCAGTGTCTCAAATTCGATGAAGGGATGGATGAGATTTACTACTCTGGGATCATTCAACCAGGCACACATTGTGTTGAATGATACTTGCATTGTGGAG
- the LOC126595121 gene encoding uncharacterized protein LOC126595121 isoform X2, protein MYNLPKQSQRLDKTRFHIIGAILFTAQSALLHPTAVVKTRMQVAGSGLSHMSGISVFRHILKCDGIPGIFRGFGTSAIGSLPGRVLALTSLEVSKDMMLKYTDGLDMPEATRVGIANGVAGMSSNLVSCVYYVPLDVICQRLMVQGLPGTTSCNKPFDVIQNVKKAEGLRGLYRGFGLTALTQSPANALWWGAYGSAQHMIWRSLGYRDDAEKKPSHMEMVTVQASAGMMAGACSSIITTPIDTVKTRLQVMDNYGAGRPSVLKTSKTLLKEDGWRGFYRGFGPRFLNMSLYGTTMIVTYELIKRLSVREG, encoded by the exons ATGTACAACTTGCCTAAGCAGTCTCAACG GTTGGACAAGACAAGGTTTCACATTATCGGGGCTATTCTCTTCACAGCTCAGTCGGCCTTGCTACATCCAACAGCAGTTGTAAAGACTAGAATGCAAGTAGCTGGTTCTGGACTCTCTCACATGAGTGGAATATCAGTATTTAGACATATATTAAAATGTGATGGCATCCCCGGCATATTTAGAGGTTTTGGCACATCTGCCATTGGATCGTTGCCCGGTAGGGTCTTGGCTTTGACATCACTTGAAGTATCAAAGGATATGATGTTGAAATACACTGATGGTCTAGACATGCCTGAGGCTACACGTGTTGGCATTGCTAATGGTGTGGCGGGAATGTCCTCAAATTTAGTTTCTTGTGTGTACTATGTGCCTTTGGATGTG ATATGCCAAAGACTAATGGTGCAAGGACTTCCTGGGACTACATCCTGCAACAAACCATTTGATGTTATACAGAATGTGAAAAAGGCTGAAGGTCTTCGTGGATTGTACAGAGGCTTCGGATTAACAGCTCTGACCCAGTCACCAGCAAATGCACTTTGGTGGGGTGCCTATGGTTCTGCACAGCACATGATCTGGAG GAGTTTGGGCTATAGAGACGATGCAGAGAAGAAACCGTCTCATATGGAGATGGTGACAGTTCAGGCTTCAGCCGGCATGATGGCTGGTGCTTGTTCCTCTATTATCACTACTCCTATCGACACAGTCAAGACACGACTTCAG GTCATGGATAACTATGGTGCTGGGAGACCATCAGTACTGAAAACGTCAAAGACACTCCTTAAAGAGGATGGATGGCGGGGATTTTATAGAGGTTTTGGTCCAAGGTTCTTAAATATGTCACTCTATGGAACTACAATGATCGTTACTTACGAATTGATAA AGAGATTATCTGTAAGGGAAGGATGA